A window of the Virgibacillus pantothenticus genome harbors these coding sequences:
- the pyrH gene encoding UMP kinase: MTTARYRRIVLKLSGEALSGELGYGIEPKIIQSIADQVKEVAEMGVEIAIVVGGGNIWRGKVGSEMGMDRANADYMGMLATIMNALALQDGLENIGIPTRVQTSIEMRQVAEPYIRRKAIRHLEKKRVVIFAAGTGNPFFSTDTTAALRAAEIEAEVILMAKNNVDGVYTDDPKLNVNAKKYENLSYMEMLNAGLGVMDSTASTLCMDNDIPLVVFSIMEEGNIKRVVQGEVIGTTIRGK; this comes from the coding sequence ATGACAACAGCTCGTTACCGTAGAATTGTGCTTAAATTAAGTGGCGAAGCATTAAGTGGCGAACTTGGATATGGCATTGAGCCAAAGATTATCCAGTCTATCGCTGATCAAGTTAAAGAAGTTGCTGAAATGGGTGTGGAAATCGCCATTGTCGTTGGTGGTGGAAACATATGGCGCGGTAAAGTAGGCAGTGAAATGGGAATGGATCGTGCTAATGCTGACTACATGGGAATGCTGGCAACAATTATGAACGCTTTAGCGCTTCAAGATGGACTGGAAAACATCGGTATACCAACGCGAGTACAGACATCCATTGAAATGCGTCAAGTGGCTGAGCCGTACATAAGAAGAAAAGCAATCCGCCATTTGGAGAAGAAGCGAGTTGTCATTTTTGCTGCTGGTACCGGAAATCCATTTTTTTCAACCGATACAACTGCAGCATTACGTGCTGCTGAAATTGAAGCAGAAGTCATTTTAATGGCGAAAAATAATGTAGACGGCGTATACACAGACGACCCTAAACTGAATGTAAATGCAAAGAAGTATGAGAATCTTTCTTATATGGAAATGTTAAATGCAGGCCTTGGAGTTATGGATTCAACCGCTTCAACTTTGTGCATGGACAATGATATTCCTTTAGTTGTCTTCTCCATTATGGAAGAAGGAAATATTAAACGTGTTGTTCAAGGTGAAGTAATCGGAACTACAATAAGGGGGAAATAA
- the tsf gene encoding translation elongation factor Ts, with product MAITAKMVKELREKTGAGMMDCKKALQETDGNLDAAVDYLREKGLSKAAKKADRIAAEGSAYIQTEGNTAVLLEVNCETDFVTKNDQFKDLLSELATHLLAQKPETVEEALQQTMEATGETVENHIKAAVAKIGEKLSLRRFTVLTKTDNDTFGEYLHMGGRIGVLTLLEGTTDQETAKDVAMHIAAVNPRYISREDVAEEEVNHEREVLKAQALNEGKPEKIVEKMVEGRLGKFFEEICLLEQSFVKDPDQKVKKFVADKGASVKAFVRYEVGEGMEKREENFADEVMNQIKK from the coding sequence ATGGCAATCACTGCAAAAATGGTAAAAGAATTACGTGAAAAAACTGGTGCAGGTATGATGGACTGCAAAAAAGCGCTACAGGAAACAGATGGCAACTTAGATGCTGCTGTAGACTACTTACGTGAAAAAGGTCTTTCTAAAGCAGCTAAAAAAGCGGATCGTATTGCTGCTGAAGGGTCTGCGTACATTCAAACGGAGGGCAATACGGCAGTATTATTAGAAGTAAATTGTGAGACAGACTTTGTAACTAAAAACGATCAATTCAAGGATCTGTTGTCTGAATTAGCGACTCATTTGCTAGCTCAAAAACCAGAAACAGTTGAAGAAGCACTTCAACAAACGATGGAAGCAACAGGAGAAACGGTTGAAAACCACATTAAAGCTGCAGTTGCAAAAATCGGTGAAAAATTATCTCTTCGTCGTTTTACCGTCCTAACGAAGACAGACAACGATACATTTGGAGAGTATTTACACATGGGTGGACGCATTGGTGTTCTTACACTACTAGAAGGAACAACAGACCAAGAAACTGCAAAAGATGTTGCGATGCATATTGCTGCAGTAAATCCTCGTTACATTTCTCGTGAAGATGTGGCAGAAGAAGAAGTAAATCATGAGCGCGAAGTGTTAAAAGCGCAAGCATTAAACGAAGGCAAGCCGGAAAAAATTGTTGAAAAAATGGTAGAAGGTCGTCTTGGTAAATTCTTTGAAGAAATTTGTTTATTAGAGCAAAGCTTTGTTAAAGACCCAGATCAAAAAGTGAAGAAATTTGTTGCGGACAAAGGAGCTTCTGTAAAAGCTTTCGTGCGTTATGAAGTAGGCGAAGGTATGGAAAAACGTGAAGAAAACTTTGCAGATGAAGTGATGAACCAAATTAAAAAATAA